GTTACATCCGCACTCTTGAGCATCGCCAGAGTCTCAAGGTGGGTTGCCCTGAAGAGGTGGCCTGGAGGCAGGGCTGGATCAGCGACGAACAGCTGCACAAGCTCGCAACACCGCTGCGCAAGAGTGGCTATGGCGATTACCTGCTCCAACTGATGGAGTACCCAGATGCAGGCTGAACGGCTCACCACCTCTTTCGGGTCGACCCTCAACGGACCGTTGTTGATCACTCCGCGGGTGTTTGGAGATGACCGTGGGTTTTTCTTTGAGAGTTGGAATCAGGCGGCCTTTGCAAAAGCCCTGGAGGCGGATAGCCAGCCGGTGCCTGCGTTTGTTCAGGACAACCATTCTCGCTCCAGCGTTGGCGTTCTGCGCGGCCTGCATTACCAGTTGCCGCCCCATCCCCAGGGCAAGCTTGTCCGCTGCGCGCTGGGCGAAATCTTTGATGTGGCAGTTGATCTGCGCCGCAGTTCGGCAACGTTCGGTCAGTGGGTGGGCGCTCGCCTGACGGCCGCCAACCATCAGCAGCTGTGGGTGCCAGCAGGGTTCGGCCATGGCTTCCTCACCCTCAGTAATCATGCTGAGGTGCTTTACAAGACCACAGATTTTTGGAGCCGGGAGTGTGAGCAGGCGGTGCGTTGGGATGATCCCGATCTGGCCATTGCTTGGCCTGCTTTTGAGGGTGCTGTTGCGGCCAGCTCCCCATTGCTGTCTGAGAAAGATGCGGAAGCACCCTTGTTGAAGGATCAGCCATGCGTGTTCTGATCACCGGTGCGGCTGGCCAGCTGGGCCAGGAACTGCAGCACACTTGCCCAGCGCCCGTGGAGTTGCTGGCCTTTGGCCG
Above is a window of Synechococcus sp. BIOS-U3-1 DNA encoding:
- the rfbC gene encoding dTDP-4-dehydrorhamnose 3,5-epimerase, encoding MQAERLTTSFGSTLNGPLLITPRVFGDDRGFFFESWNQAAFAKALEADSQPVPAFVQDNHSRSSVGVLRGLHYQLPPHPQGKLVRCALGEIFDVAVDLRRSSATFGQWVGARLTAANHQQLWVPAGFGHGFLTLSNHAEVLYKTTDFWSRECEQAVRWDDPDLAIAWPAFEGAVAASSPLLSEKDAEAPLLKDQPCVF